Proteins found in one Perca fluviatilis chromosome 9, GENO_Pfluv_1.0, whole genome shotgun sequence genomic segment:
- the fam43a gene encoding protein FAM43A, which produces MLPWKKNKFDLIEEDKQSKQKGYAVSLNYSVLTSFAKSCPESALNRVGSMFKSKRKKVKITSDDPTYTVLYLGNATTIQSKGDGCTDVAVSKIWGKSEMGKNGTKMRLTISSQGIRMVHMDDKARRPGHLYLLHRITYCVADPRLPKIFAWVYRHEMKHKAVMLRCHAVLVSKPEKAKAMALLLYQTSATALAEFKRLKRRDDARHQQQQLIGEQTIPLVPIRKLLNGQCYYKPPVERSRSAPKLGSITEDLVGEEEEEKAMHFECEDILDTDDDCVANGKQELTQIINDLGEMSIGNDVRTLKADLRVTRLLSGESTGSESSIESNQEPPPLTNGFEEVKVQEIA; this is translated from the coding sequence ATGCTGCCTTGGAAAAAGAATAAGTTCGACCTGATTGAGGAAGACAAGCAGTCCAAGCAGAAGGGCTATGCGGTGAGCCTCAACTACTCTGTGCTCACCTCTTTCGCCAAGTCCTGCCCCGAGAGCGCACTCAACAGGGTGGGCAGCATGTTCAAGTCAAAGAGGAAAAAGGTGAAGATCACCAGTGATGACCCCACATACACGGTGCTCTACCTGGGGAATGCCACCACCATCCAGTCCAAAGGGGACGGCTGCACGGACGTGGCCGTGAGCAAAATCTGGGGCAAAAGCGAAATGGGCAAGAACGGTACCAAGATGAGGCTGACCATCAGTTCGCAGGGCATCCGGATGGTGCATATGGACGACAAGGCCAGGAGGCCGGGACACTTGTACTTGCTGCACCGGATAACCTACTGCGTCGCGGACCCGAGGCTACCCAAGATTTTCGCCTGGGTTTACAGGCACGAAATGAAGCACAAGGCCGTGATGCTGCGCTGCCACGCAGTGCTGGTGTCCAAGCCGGAGAAGGCAAAGGCCATGGCGCTGCTGCTGTACCAGACATCGGCCACGGCCCTGGCTGAGTTCAAAAGACTAAAACGGAGGGACGATGCAaggcaccagcagcagcagctcataGGGGAACAAACCATCCCATTGGTCCCCATCAGGAAGCTGCTGAACGGACAGTGTTACTACAAACCCCCGGTGGAGCGCAGCCGGAGCGCGCCCAAACTGGGCTCCATCACAGAGGACTTGGtcggggaggaggaggaggagaaagcgATGCACTTTGAGTGCGAGGACATTCTGGACACGGACGATGATTGTGTTGCCAACGGTAAACAGGAGTTGACTCAGATTATTAACGATTTGGGAGAGATGAGCATAGGAAACGATGTGCGGACACTGAAAGCTGACCTCAGAGTCACCAGACTTCTGTCTGGAGAGAGCACGGGGAGTGAGTCCTCCATAGAGAGCAACCAGGAGCCCCCACCGCTCACTAACGGGTTTGAGGAGGTAAAGGTGCAGGAAATTGCCTGA
- the lsg1 gene encoding large subunit GTPase 1 homolog isoform X3, whose protein sequence is MGKKKAGGGSGLGRALIKERLQAGRGNKRGDSWIHTSELNDGYDWGRLNLQSVTEQSSMDDFLATAELAGTEFVAEKLNIKFVPAEARAGLLTAEERTRLKKLHEDNKHFLRIPRRPHWDEGTSPDALQQAEKDSFLEWRRVLAQLEEEQKLILTPFERNLEFWRQLWRVIERSDVVVQIVDARNPLLFRCPDLELYVKEASEHKVNMLLLNKADLLTREQRRSWARYFQKEGLRAVFWSALAERDRLEAEEKGMEVEDPECGESDPEEEGQPDNDLTQKGAAGEEEVKVAKEKEDEDEEGEESGTDEEQQEKITVEEEDWYTCSEDGEEDGAVGSSNKPSFYNSSRLLHKDELLDMFKAVHNGPRCKEGQLTVGLVGYPNVGKSSTINTILRNKKVSVSATPGHTKHFQTLYVEPGLCLCDCPGLVMPSFVSTKAEMICSGILPIDQMRDHVPAVSHICQLIPRHVLEGTYGINIIRPREDEDPDRPPTSEELLMAYGYMRGFMTTHGQPDQSRSARYILKDYVCGKLLYCHAPSHINAEDFQPQHNKFLNRDCDLSSSSSSSTATNKQKIRRIENVVDKNFFHQENVRALSKGVQSVMGYKPGSGPVGPGKPGSEAVVGKPWKKHGNHNKKEKVRRLTKHLEA, encoded by the exons ATGGGTAAGAAGAAAGCAGGCGGAGGAAGCGGGCTGGGCCGAGCTCTGATCAAGGAGAGACTCCAGGCAGGCCGAGGAAACAAGAGGGGCGACTCGTGG ATTCACACCAGTGAGCTGAACGATGGCTATGACTGGGGGCGGCTAAACCTGCAGTCGGTGACCGAACAGAGTTCCATGGATGACTTTCTGGCCACTGCCGAACTGGCGGGAACAGAGTTTGTTGCAG AGAAACTCAACATCAAGTTTGTGCCAGCGGAAGCCAGAGCAGGCTTATTAACAGCTGAGGAGCGAACCAGGCTGAAGAAGCTGCATGAAGACAACAAGCATTTCCTCAGAATTCCTCGGCG CCCCCACTGGGACGAAGGCACCAGTCCAGATGCGCTTCAGCAAGCAGAGAAAGACAGCTTCTTGGAGTGGAGACGAGTGCTTGCACA GCTAGAAGAAGAACAGAAGTTAATTCTCACCCCATTTGAGAGGAACCTGGAGTTCTGGAGACAACTGTGGAGAGTGATCGAGAGGAG TGATGTTGTCGTGCAAATTGTTGATGCCAGAAATCCTTTGCTGTTCAGATGTCCTGACCTA GAGTTGTACGTAAAGGAAGCGTCGGAGCATAAGGTGAACATGCTGTTGTTAAATAAGGCAGACCTGCTGACCAGGGAGCAGCGGCGGTCCTGGGCCAGATACTTCCAAAAAGAGGGCCTTAGGGCGGTTTTCTGGTCTGCGCTGGCTGAGAGAGACCGACTGGAGGCAGAGGAAAAG GGCATGGAAGTGGAGGATCCAGAGTGTGGAGAGAGTGACCCGGAAGAGGAAGGACAGCCAGACAATGACTTGACCCAAAAAGGAGCAGCTGGAGAGGAGGAAGTAAAGGTGGCGAAGGAGAaggaagatgaagatgaagagggAGAAGAGAGTGGTACAGACGAAGAGCAGCAGGAAAAGATAACCGTAGAGGAGGAGGACTGGTACACCTGCTCAGAAGATGGCGAAGAGGACGGGGCTGTTGGTTCCTCCAATAAACCCTCCTTCTACAACTCCAGCCGTCTGCTGCATAAGGATGAGCTGCTTGACATGTTTAAGGCTGTTCATAACGGGCCCAGGTGTAAGGAAGGACAACTGACAGTGGGACTG GTCGGGTATCCTAATGTGGGAAAAAGTTCCACCATCAACACTATTTTAAGGAACAAGAAGGTGTCCGTTTCAGCCACTCCTGGACACACTAAGCACTTTCAG ACTCTGTATGTGGAGCCAGGCCTGTGCCTCTGTGACTGCCCAGGGCTGGTCATGCCCTCCTTTGTTTCTACCAAAGCTGAGATGATCTGCTCTGGGATCCTGCCCATTGACCAGATGAGAGATCACGTACCTGCAGTCTCCCAT ATATGTCAGCTGATCCCTAGGCATGTGTTAGAAGGCACCTACGGCATCAACATCATCCGACCACGAGAAGATGAAGACCCCGACAGGCCCCCCACGTCTGAGGAGCTGCTGATGGCTTATGGAT ACATGAGAGGCTTCATGACGACGCATGGCCAGCCTGATCAGTCCAGATCAGCCCGGTACATCTTGAAGGATTATGTCTGC GGAAAGCTTCTGTACTGCCATGCTCCTTCACATATTAATGCTGAAGACTTCCAGCCGCAGCACAACAAGTTCCTGAATAGAGACTGtgacctctcctcctcctcctcctcctccacagcaacaaacaaacagaaaatccGCAGAATTGAAAATGTGGTTGACAAGAACTTCTTCCATCAG GAGAATGTGCGGGCGCTCTCTAAGGGGGTTCAGTCGGTCATGGGCTACAAGCCAGGCAGCGGACCCGTCGGCCCTGGAAAACCTGGATCAGAGGCGGTGGTGGGAAAACCCTGGAAAAAACACGGCAACCACAACAAGAAGGAGAAAGTACGCCGTCTTACCAAGCATCTGGAGGCCTGA
- the lsg1 gene encoding large subunit GTPase 1 homolog isoform X2 → MREVTTSEVSMGKKKAGGGSGLGRALIKERLQAGRGNKRGDSWIHTSELNDGYDWGRLNLQSVTEQSSMDDFLATAELAGTEFVAEKLNIKFVPAEARAGLLTAEERTRLKKLHEDNKHFLRIPRRPHWDEGTSPDALQQAEKDSFLEWRRVLAQLEEEQKLILTPFERNLEFWRQLWRVIERSDVVVQIVDARNPLLFRCPDLELYVKEASEHKVNMLLLNKADLLTREQRRSWARYFQKEGLRAVFWSALAERDRLEAEEKGMEVEDPECGESDPEEEGQPDNDLTQKGAAGEEEVKVAKEKEDEDEEGEESGTDEEQQEKITVEEEDWYTCSEDGEEDGAVGSSNKPSFYNSSRLLHKDELLDMFKAVHNGPRCKEGQLTVGLVGYPNVGKSSTINTILRNKKVSVSATPGHTKHFQTLYVEPGLCLCDCPGLVMPSFVSTKAEMICSGILPIDQMRDHVPAVSHICQLIPRHVLEGTYGINIIRPREDEDPDRPPTSEELLMAYGYMRGFMTTHGQPDQSRSARYILKDYVCGKLLYCHAPSHINAEDFQPQHNKFLNRDCDLSSSSSSSTATNKQKIRRIENVVDKNFFHQENVRALSKGVQSVMGYKPGSGPVGPGKPGSEAVVGKPWKKHGNHNKKEKVRRLTKHLEA, encoded by the exons ATGCGAG aagtgaCAACATCAGAAGTTAGTATGGGTAAGAAGAAAGCAGGCGGAGGAAGCGGGCTGGGCCGAGCTCTGATCAAGGAGAGACTCCAGGCAGGCCGAGGAAACAAGAGGGGCGACTCGTGG ATTCACACCAGTGAGCTGAACGATGGCTATGACTGGGGGCGGCTAAACCTGCAGTCGGTGACCGAACAGAGTTCCATGGATGACTTTCTGGCCACTGCCGAACTGGCGGGAACAGAGTTTGTTGCAG AGAAACTCAACATCAAGTTTGTGCCAGCGGAAGCCAGAGCAGGCTTATTAACAGCTGAGGAGCGAACCAGGCTGAAGAAGCTGCATGAAGACAACAAGCATTTCCTCAGAATTCCTCGGCG CCCCCACTGGGACGAAGGCACCAGTCCAGATGCGCTTCAGCAAGCAGAGAAAGACAGCTTCTTGGAGTGGAGACGAGTGCTTGCACA GCTAGAAGAAGAACAGAAGTTAATTCTCACCCCATTTGAGAGGAACCTGGAGTTCTGGAGACAACTGTGGAGAGTGATCGAGAGGAG TGATGTTGTCGTGCAAATTGTTGATGCCAGAAATCCTTTGCTGTTCAGATGTCCTGACCTA GAGTTGTACGTAAAGGAAGCGTCGGAGCATAAGGTGAACATGCTGTTGTTAAATAAGGCAGACCTGCTGACCAGGGAGCAGCGGCGGTCCTGGGCCAGATACTTCCAAAAAGAGGGCCTTAGGGCGGTTTTCTGGTCTGCGCTGGCTGAGAGAGACCGACTGGAGGCAGAGGAAAAG GGCATGGAAGTGGAGGATCCAGAGTGTGGAGAGAGTGACCCGGAAGAGGAAGGACAGCCAGACAATGACTTGACCCAAAAAGGAGCAGCTGGAGAGGAGGAAGTAAAGGTGGCGAAGGAGAaggaagatgaagatgaagagggAGAAGAGAGTGGTACAGACGAAGAGCAGCAGGAAAAGATAACCGTAGAGGAGGAGGACTGGTACACCTGCTCAGAAGATGGCGAAGAGGACGGGGCTGTTGGTTCCTCCAATAAACCCTCCTTCTACAACTCCAGCCGTCTGCTGCATAAGGATGAGCTGCTTGACATGTTTAAGGCTGTTCATAACGGGCCCAGGTGTAAGGAAGGACAACTGACAGTGGGACTG GTCGGGTATCCTAATGTGGGAAAAAGTTCCACCATCAACACTATTTTAAGGAACAAGAAGGTGTCCGTTTCAGCCACTCCTGGACACACTAAGCACTTTCAG ACTCTGTATGTGGAGCCAGGCCTGTGCCTCTGTGACTGCCCAGGGCTGGTCATGCCCTCCTTTGTTTCTACCAAAGCTGAGATGATCTGCTCTGGGATCCTGCCCATTGACCAGATGAGAGATCACGTACCTGCAGTCTCCCAT ATATGTCAGCTGATCCCTAGGCATGTGTTAGAAGGCACCTACGGCATCAACATCATCCGACCACGAGAAGATGAAGACCCCGACAGGCCCCCCACGTCTGAGGAGCTGCTGATGGCTTATGGAT ACATGAGAGGCTTCATGACGACGCATGGCCAGCCTGATCAGTCCAGATCAGCCCGGTACATCTTGAAGGATTATGTCTGC GGAAAGCTTCTGTACTGCCATGCTCCTTCACATATTAATGCTGAAGACTTCCAGCCGCAGCACAACAAGTTCCTGAATAGAGACTGtgacctctcctcctcctcctcctcctccacagcaacaaacaaacagaaaatccGCAGAATTGAAAATGTGGTTGACAAGAACTTCTTCCATCAG GAGAATGTGCGGGCGCTCTCTAAGGGGGTTCAGTCGGTCATGGGCTACAAGCCAGGCAGCGGACCCGTCGGCCCTGGAAAACCTGGATCAGAGGCGGTGGTGGGAAAACCCTGGAAAAAACACGGCAACCACAACAAGAAGGAGAAAGTACGCCGTCTTACCAAGCATCTGGAGGCCTGA
- the lsg1 gene encoding large subunit GTPase 1 homolog isoform X1 — MGFCAAAISTHMHEVTTSEVSMGKKKAGGGSGLGRALIKERLQAGRGNKRGDSWIHTSELNDGYDWGRLNLQSVTEQSSMDDFLATAELAGTEFVAEKLNIKFVPAEARAGLLTAEERTRLKKLHEDNKHFLRIPRRPHWDEGTSPDALQQAEKDSFLEWRRVLAQLEEEQKLILTPFERNLEFWRQLWRVIERSDVVVQIVDARNPLLFRCPDLELYVKEASEHKVNMLLLNKADLLTREQRRSWARYFQKEGLRAVFWSALAERDRLEAEEKGMEVEDPECGESDPEEEGQPDNDLTQKGAAGEEEVKVAKEKEDEDEEGEESGTDEEQQEKITVEEEDWYTCSEDGEEDGAVGSSNKPSFYNSSRLLHKDELLDMFKAVHNGPRCKEGQLTVGLVGYPNVGKSSTINTILRNKKVSVSATPGHTKHFQTLYVEPGLCLCDCPGLVMPSFVSTKAEMICSGILPIDQMRDHVPAVSHICQLIPRHVLEGTYGINIIRPREDEDPDRPPTSEELLMAYGYMRGFMTTHGQPDQSRSARYILKDYVCGKLLYCHAPSHINAEDFQPQHNKFLNRDCDLSSSSSSSTATNKQKIRRIENVVDKNFFHQENVRALSKGVQSVMGYKPGSGPVGPGKPGSEAVVGKPWKKHGNHNKKEKVRRLTKHLEA, encoded by the exons ATGGGTTTCTGCGCTGCTGCCATTTCAACTCACATGCACG aagtgaCAACATCAGAAGTTAGTATGGGTAAGAAGAAAGCAGGCGGAGGAAGCGGGCTGGGCCGAGCTCTGATCAAGGAGAGACTCCAGGCAGGCCGAGGAAACAAGAGGGGCGACTCGTGG ATTCACACCAGTGAGCTGAACGATGGCTATGACTGGGGGCGGCTAAACCTGCAGTCGGTGACCGAACAGAGTTCCATGGATGACTTTCTGGCCACTGCCGAACTGGCGGGAACAGAGTTTGTTGCAG AGAAACTCAACATCAAGTTTGTGCCAGCGGAAGCCAGAGCAGGCTTATTAACAGCTGAGGAGCGAACCAGGCTGAAGAAGCTGCATGAAGACAACAAGCATTTCCTCAGAATTCCTCGGCG CCCCCACTGGGACGAAGGCACCAGTCCAGATGCGCTTCAGCAAGCAGAGAAAGACAGCTTCTTGGAGTGGAGACGAGTGCTTGCACA GCTAGAAGAAGAACAGAAGTTAATTCTCACCCCATTTGAGAGGAACCTGGAGTTCTGGAGACAACTGTGGAGAGTGATCGAGAGGAG TGATGTTGTCGTGCAAATTGTTGATGCCAGAAATCCTTTGCTGTTCAGATGTCCTGACCTA GAGTTGTACGTAAAGGAAGCGTCGGAGCATAAGGTGAACATGCTGTTGTTAAATAAGGCAGACCTGCTGACCAGGGAGCAGCGGCGGTCCTGGGCCAGATACTTCCAAAAAGAGGGCCTTAGGGCGGTTTTCTGGTCTGCGCTGGCTGAGAGAGACCGACTGGAGGCAGAGGAAAAG GGCATGGAAGTGGAGGATCCAGAGTGTGGAGAGAGTGACCCGGAAGAGGAAGGACAGCCAGACAATGACTTGACCCAAAAAGGAGCAGCTGGAGAGGAGGAAGTAAAGGTGGCGAAGGAGAaggaagatgaagatgaagagggAGAAGAGAGTGGTACAGACGAAGAGCAGCAGGAAAAGATAACCGTAGAGGAGGAGGACTGGTACACCTGCTCAGAAGATGGCGAAGAGGACGGGGCTGTTGGTTCCTCCAATAAACCCTCCTTCTACAACTCCAGCCGTCTGCTGCATAAGGATGAGCTGCTTGACATGTTTAAGGCTGTTCATAACGGGCCCAGGTGTAAGGAAGGACAACTGACAGTGGGACTG GTCGGGTATCCTAATGTGGGAAAAAGTTCCACCATCAACACTATTTTAAGGAACAAGAAGGTGTCCGTTTCAGCCACTCCTGGACACACTAAGCACTTTCAG ACTCTGTATGTGGAGCCAGGCCTGTGCCTCTGTGACTGCCCAGGGCTGGTCATGCCCTCCTTTGTTTCTACCAAAGCTGAGATGATCTGCTCTGGGATCCTGCCCATTGACCAGATGAGAGATCACGTACCTGCAGTCTCCCAT ATATGTCAGCTGATCCCTAGGCATGTGTTAGAAGGCACCTACGGCATCAACATCATCCGACCACGAGAAGATGAAGACCCCGACAGGCCCCCCACGTCTGAGGAGCTGCTGATGGCTTATGGAT ACATGAGAGGCTTCATGACGACGCATGGCCAGCCTGATCAGTCCAGATCAGCCCGGTACATCTTGAAGGATTATGTCTGC GGAAAGCTTCTGTACTGCCATGCTCCTTCACATATTAATGCTGAAGACTTCCAGCCGCAGCACAACAAGTTCCTGAATAGAGACTGtgacctctcctcctcctcctcctcctccacagcaacaaacaaacagaaaatccGCAGAATTGAAAATGTGGTTGACAAGAACTTCTTCCATCAG GAGAATGTGCGGGCGCTCTCTAAGGGGGTTCAGTCGGTCATGGGCTACAAGCCAGGCAGCGGACCCGTCGGCCCTGGAAAACCTGGATCAGAGGCGGTGGTGGGAAAACCCTGGAAAAAACACGGCAACCACAACAAGAAGGAGAAAGTACGCCGTCTTACCAAGCATCTGGAGGCCTGA